From Rhodococcus sp. B7740, one genomic window encodes:
- a CDS encoding MFS transporter encodes MSDTKQLSSIGETRRWFMLVLGMLAQTAGAVFINGAAFLIPALHDDRGLGLATAGFVVAMPTVGIMLTLIAWGVLVDRIGERLVLVIGLGLTAAASLGAVVSTSIPVLAVLLLVGGMAAASANSASGRVVVGWFPPHRRGLAMGIRQMSVPLGVALAALTIPPIARDHGVGVALLVPAAVCAASALLCLAVVDPPRPNRIDAAAQGLLDNPYRGSSQLWRIHATSILLVVPQYVVWTFALVWLMTDRGWTAAAAGVLVTVTQILGALGRMSVGALSDRVGSRMRPLRWVAATATVSMLGLGIADWFDSPAAIVLLVVASVATVAPNGLAFTAVAEISGPYWSGRALGVQNTSQYVFASAVPPIFGALATVSFPVAFLVSAIFPALSVPIVPDDPRPETPDENSDSAG; translated from the coding sequence ATGAGCGACACGAAGCAGTTGTCCAGCATCGGCGAGACGCGACGGTGGTTCATGCTCGTGCTCGGGATGCTCGCGCAGACTGCGGGCGCCGTCTTCATCAACGGTGCTGCATTTCTCATTCCTGCCCTGCACGACGACCGAGGACTCGGCCTTGCGACTGCAGGATTCGTGGTTGCGATGCCCACCGTCGGCATCATGCTGACCCTCATCGCATGGGGCGTGCTCGTCGACCGCATCGGCGAACGTCTCGTTCTGGTGATCGGGCTCGGGCTCACGGCCGCAGCGAGTCTCGGCGCGGTGGTCAGCACGTCCATCCCGGTGCTCGCCGTCCTGCTGCTGGTCGGCGGTATGGCAGCGGCCAGTGCGAACAGCGCGAGCGGACGCGTGGTGGTGGGATGGTTCCCGCCGCATCGCCGTGGACTGGCAATGGGCATCAGGCAGATGTCGGTGCCCCTGGGCGTTGCCCTTGCCGCCCTCACCATCCCACCCATCGCCCGTGACCACGGCGTCGGAGTGGCACTGCTCGTACCCGCTGCCGTGTGCGCTGCGAGCGCCCTGCTCTGCCTGGCGGTCGTCGACCCTCCCCGTCCGAATCGTATCGACGCGGCGGCGCAGGGTCTGCTCGACAATCCGTACCGAGGCAGCAGCCAACTGTGGCGCATTCATGCCACGTCCATCCTGCTGGTGGTTCCGCAGTACGTGGTCTGGACATTTGCGCTCGTGTGGCTGATGACCGACCGAGGGTGGACTGCTGCGGCCGCGGGCGTCCTCGTCACCGTCACCCAGATCCTCGGTGCACTGGGCCGGATGAGCGTCGGAGCACTCTCCGATCGGGTCGGTAGCCGCATGCGGCCCCTACGGTGGGTTGCGGCCACCGCCACCGTCAGCATGCTGGGGCTCGGCATCGCCGACTGGTTCGACTCCCCCGCCGCGATCGTCCTGCTCGTCGTCGCGTCCGTCGCCACCGTTGCACCGAACGGCCTTGCCTTCACTGCTGTCGCAGAGATCTCGGGACCGTATTGGAGCGGACGCGCCCTCGGCGTGCAGAACACGAGTCAGTACGTGTTCGCGTCGGCCGTACCGCCGATCTTCGGGGCGCTTGCGACGGTCAGCTTTCCCGTCGCATTCCTGGTGTCGGCGATCTTCCCTGCACTCTCCGTGCCGATCGTCCCCGACGATCCACGTCCCGAGACTCCCGACGAGAATTCCGACAGCGCCGGCTGA
- the ilvN gene encoding acetolactate synthase small subunit codes for MSTSHTLSVLVEDKPGVLARVAALFSRRGFNISSLAVGGTEIPDISRMTIVVTVDEFPLEQVTKQLNKLINVIKIVEQDDDSSVARELVLIKVRADASVRSEVIETVNLFRAKVIDVSPEAVTVEATGTRSKLDALLKMLDPYGIREIVQSGVVAVGRGPKSITASR; via the coding sequence GTGAGCACGAGCCATACCCTCAGCGTCCTCGTCGAGGACAAGCCAGGTGTGCTGGCCCGCGTCGCCGCGTTGTTCTCGCGCCGTGGTTTCAACATCTCCTCGCTTGCCGTCGGCGGTACCGAGATTCCCGACATCTCGCGGATGACGATCGTGGTCACCGTCGACGAATTCCCGCTCGAGCAGGTGACCAAGCAGCTCAACAAGCTCATCAACGTCATCAAGATCGTCGAGCAGGACGACGACTCCTCGGTGGCTCGCGAGTTGGTGCTGATCAAGGTCCGCGCCGATGCCAGTGTGCGCAGTGAGGTCATCGAAACGGTGAACCTGTTCCGCGCCAAGGTGATCGACGTGTCTCCCGAGGCCGTGACGGTCGAGGCGACGGGCACCCGCTCGAAGCTCGATGCGTTGCTGAAGATGTTGGACCCCTATGGAATTCGAGAAATAGTTCAGTCGGGAGTCGTTGCCGTCGGACGTGGACCGAAATCGATCACAGCGTCGCGCTGA
- the gltX gene encoding glutamate--tRNA ligase, translated as MTTATDVRVRFCPSPTGTPHVGLVRTALFNWAFARHHGGTFVFRIEDTDAARDSEESYAALLDALRWLGLEWDEGPEVGGPYEPYRQSLRREQHVAVVQQLLDAGEAYESFSTPEEVESRHKAAGRDPKLGYDNFDRDLTPEQREAYRSEGRGAVVRLRMPDHDLTWNDLVRGETTFKAGTVPDFALTRGNGVPLYTLVNPVDDALMKITHVLRGEDLLSSTPRQLALYEALIRIGVAERTPEFGHLPFVMGQGNKKLSKRDPESNLFIHRDRGFVPEGLLNYLALLGWGISDDHDVFSLDEMVAAFEISSVNSNPARFDQKKADAINAEHIRMLAADDFAARLREYLVAQGHLTEPVDEKVFAVAADLVQTRIVVLSDAWGLLKFLFVDEADFEIDPAAAAKNLGADAAPVLDATVEALTALQTWTTADLEATLKDALIEKLELKPRKAFAPIRVGVTGSHISPPLYESMELLGREKTLARLAAARARVA; from the coding sequence ATGACCACAGCAACAGACGTCCGCGTTCGGTTCTGCCCGTCGCCCACCGGGACCCCGCACGTCGGTCTGGTCCGAACCGCACTGTTCAACTGGGCGTTCGCCCGGCACCACGGCGGCACCTTCGTCTTTCGCATCGAGGACACCGACGCAGCACGCGACTCCGAAGAGTCCTACGCCGCCCTGCTCGACGCGTTGCGCTGGCTCGGCCTCGAGTGGGACGAGGGCCCCGAGGTGGGTGGCCCGTACGAGCCCTACCGGCAGTCGCTGCGTCGCGAGCAACACGTTGCCGTCGTGCAGCAGTTGCTCGACGCCGGCGAGGCCTACGAGTCGTTCTCCACGCCGGAGGAAGTGGAATCCCGTCACAAGGCAGCCGGACGCGACCCCAAACTCGGTTACGACAACTTCGACCGCGACCTGACTCCGGAGCAGCGCGAGGCCTATCGAAGCGAGGGACGCGGGGCCGTCGTGCGACTGCGGATGCCCGATCACGATCTGACGTGGAACGACCTCGTGCGCGGGGAGACCACGTTCAAGGCCGGGACCGTACCGGATTTCGCTCTGACCCGAGGCAACGGAGTTCCGCTGTACACGTTGGTCAATCCGGTCGACGACGCACTGATGAAGATCACCCACGTCCTGCGCGGCGAGGACCTGCTGTCGTCGACGCCTCGTCAGCTCGCTCTCTACGAGGCACTGATCCGGATCGGCGTCGCAGAACGCACCCCCGAGTTCGGGCACCTGCCGTTCGTCATGGGCCAGGGCAACAAGAAGCTGTCCAAGCGTGACCCCGAATCGAATCTGTTCATCCACCGCGATCGTGGGTTCGTTCCGGAAGGTCTGCTGAACTACCTCGCTCTTCTCGGCTGGGGCATCTCGGACGATCACGACGTCTTCTCTCTCGACGAGATGGTGGCGGCGTTCGAGATCTCGTCGGTCAATTCCAACCCGGCACGCTTCGATCAGAAGAAGGCCGACGCGATCAACGCCGAGCACATCAGGATGCTGGCAGCTGACGATTTCGCGGCGCGGTTGCGCGAATACCTCGTCGCGCAGGGCCATCTCACCGAGCCGGTCGACGAGAAGGTGTTCGCCGTCGCGGCCGATCTGGTGCAGACCCGCATCGTCGTCCTCTCGGATGCCTGGGGACTGCTGAAGTTCCTGTTCGTCGACGAGGCGGACTTCGAGATCGACCCTGCAGCCGCGGCGAAGAACCTCGGTGCCGATGCCGCACCCGTTCTCGACGCCACGGTCGAGGCGCTGACGGCGTTGCAGACCTGGACCACGGCCGATCTGGAGGCGACTCTCAAGGACGCGCTGATCGAGAAGCTCGAGCTCAAGCCGCGCAAGGCTTTCGCCCCGATTCGGGTGGGAGTGACCGGGTCGCACATCAGTCCGCCGCTGTACGAGTCCATGGAACTGCTCGGGCGCGAGAAGACCCTGGCACGCCTGGCTGCAGCACGCGCCCGGGTGGCGTGA
- the ilvC gene encoding ketol-acid reductoisomerase has translation MFYDDDADLSIIQGRKVAVIGYGSQGHAHSLSLRDSGVDVRIGLAAGSKSRAKAEEQGLKVGTPAEVSEWADVIMVLAPDTAQAKIFSEEIEPNLKDGDALFFGHGLNIHFDLIKAPEFVTVGMVAPKGPGHLVRRQFVDGKGVPALIAIDQDPKGEGQALALSWAKGIGGTRAGVIKTTFKEETETDLFGEQAVLCGGTEELVKTGFEVMVEAGYAPEMAYFEVLHELKLIVDLMYEGGIARMNYSVSDTAEFGGYLSGPRVIDAGTKERMKAILADIQSGEFTRRLVANVENGNTELEGLRKANAEHPIEVTGKKLRDLMSWVDRPITETA, from the coding sequence ATGTTCTACGACGACGATGCTGATCTGTCGATCATCCAGGGCCGCAAGGTCGCTGTGATCGGTTACGGAAGCCAGGGCCACGCGCACTCGCTGAGCCTGCGCGACTCCGGTGTCGATGTGCGCATCGGCCTGGCTGCGGGCTCGAAGTCCCGCGCCAAGGCGGAGGAGCAGGGTCTGAAGGTCGGCACTCCCGCCGAGGTGTCCGAATGGGCCGACGTGATCATGGTGCTCGCACCCGACACCGCGCAGGCCAAGATCTTCTCCGAGGAGATCGAGCCCAATCTGAAGGACGGCGACGCGCTGTTCTTCGGGCACGGACTCAACATCCACTTCGACCTGATCAAGGCACCGGAGTTCGTCACCGTCGGCATGGTCGCACCCAAGGGCCCCGGCCACCTCGTGCGTCGCCAGTTCGTCGACGGCAAGGGCGTTCCCGCGCTCATCGCCATCGACCAGGACCCCAAGGGCGAAGGTCAGGCGCTGGCCCTGTCCTGGGCCAAGGGCATCGGCGGAACGCGTGCAGGTGTCATCAAGACCACGTTCAAGGAAGAGACCGAGACCGACCTCTTCGGCGAGCAGGCCGTGCTGTGCGGCGGCACCGAGGAGCTCGTCAAGACGGGCTTCGAGGTCATGGTCGAGGCCGGATACGCGCCCGAGATGGCGTACTTCGAGGTGCTGCACGAGCTCAAGCTCATCGTCGACCTCATGTACGAGGGCGGCATCGCTCGGATGAACTACTCGGTGTCCGACACCGCGGAGTTCGGTGGCTACCTCTCGGGACCGCGCGTGATCGACGCAGGCACCAAGGAGCGCATGAAGGCGATCCTGGCCGACATCCAGTCGGGTGAGTTCACCCGTCGCCTCGTCGCCAACGTCGAGAACGGCAACACCGAGCTCGAAGGCCTGCGCAAGGCCAACGCCGAGCACCCCATCGAGGTCACCGGCAAGAAGCTGCGCGACCTGATGAGCTGGGTCGATCGCCCGATCACCGAAACGGCCTGA
- a CDS encoding 3-isopropylmalate dehydrogenase, which yields MKLAVIAGDGIGPEVVTEALAVLDVVAPGAEKTEYDLGARRYNATGELLPDSVLAELREHDAILLGAIGDPSVPSGVLERGLLLRARFELDHHINLRPAKLYPGVVGPLAGDKDIDVVVVREGTEGPYTGNGGALRVGTPHEVATEVSVNTRYGVERVVRNGFERALTRRKHLTLLHKTNVLTFAGSLWARTVDEVAAEFPDVEVAYQHIDAAMIHLVTDPGRFDVIVTDNLFGDIVTDLSAAVTGGIGLAASGNIDATGTNPSMFEPVHGSAPDIAGQQKADPTAAILSVSLLLDHLGDAAGAARVEAAVAADLAERGTTTASTKDIGARIAARL from the coding sequence ATGAAGCTGGCCGTCATCGCCGGAGACGGTATCGGACCGGAGGTCGTCACCGAGGCGCTCGCCGTGCTCGACGTCGTTGCACCCGGTGCCGAGAAGACCGAGTACGACCTCGGCGCGCGTCGCTACAACGCCACCGGGGAACTGCTGCCGGACTCGGTGTTGGCCGAACTGCGCGAGCACGACGCGATTCTGTTGGGAGCCATCGGTGATCCGTCGGTTCCGAGCGGAGTGCTCGAGCGCGGACTGCTGTTGCGCGCTCGGTTCGAGCTCGATCACCACATCAACCTGCGTCCGGCCAAGCTGTACCCGGGTGTCGTCGGCCCACTTGCCGGTGACAAGGACATCGACGTCGTGGTCGTGCGGGAGGGCACCGAGGGGCCGTACACCGGCAACGGTGGCGCGCTTCGTGTCGGCACCCCGCACGAGGTGGCCACCGAGGTCAGTGTCAACACGCGTTACGGGGTCGAGCGGGTGGTGCGCAACGGTTTCGAGCGGGCTCTGACTCGGCGTAAGCATCTGACGCTGCTGCACAAGACCAATGTGCTCACGTTCGCAGGCAGCCTCTGGGCTCGCACGGTGGACGAGGTCGCGGCCGAGTTCCCGGACGTCGAGGTCGCGTACCAGCACATCGACGCCGCGATGATTCACCTCGTGACCGACCCGGGCCGGTTCGACGTCATCGTCACCGACAATCTGTTCGGAGACATCGTGACGGACCTGTCGGCGGCGGTGACCGGTGGAATCGGTTTGGCCGCAAGCGGAAACATCGATGCGACCGGAACCAATCCGAGTATGTTCGAGCCCGTGCACGGCAGTGCTCCCGACATCGCAGGGCAGCAGAAGGCGGACCCGACGGCCGCGATCCTGTCGGTGTCGTTGTTGCTCGATCATCTGGGCGATGCGGCAGGTGCGGCGCGGGTCGAAGCCGCTGTCGCAGCGGACCTCGCCGAGCGAGGAACCACAACCGCGTCGACGAAGGACATCGGCGCGAGAATCGCAGCGCGTCTGTAG
- the serA gene encoding phosphoglycerate dehydrogenase: MSQPGRPVVLIADKLAPSTVEALGDGVEVRWVDGPDRPALLAAVPEADAILVRSATTVDAEVLAAGTNLKIVARAGVGLDNVDVPAATERGVLVVNAPTSNIHTAAEHAVTLLLSAARQIPAADATLRQHEWKRSKFNGVEIFGKTVGVVGLGRIGQLFAQRLAAFETHIIAYDPYVSAARAAQLGIELVSLDELLERADMFSVHLPKTPETKGIIGKEALAKTRPGVIVVNAARGGLVDEQALADAITSGHVFAAGIDVYASEPCTDSPLFELPQVVVTPHLGASTTEAQDRAGTDVAKSVLLALAGEFVPDAVNVKGGAVGEEVSPWLEIVRKQGVLLGALSTELPTSLSVDVRGELAAEDVEILKLSALRGLFSAVIEDSVTFVNAPSLAEERGVTAEVTTASESENHRSVVDIRAVYGDGSVLNVAGTLTGTTQVEKIVNINGRNFDLRAEGKNLIVNYADQPGSLGRIGTLLGDAGIDIQAAALSQDSEGDGATILLRVDKDVSEELSASIATAVGASTIELVDLS, translated from the coding sequence GTGAGCCAGCCAGGCCGTCCTGTCGTTCTGATCGCCGACAAACTTGCGCCGTCCACCGTCGAGGCATTGGGCGACGGCGTCGAGGTCCGTTGGGTCGACGGCCCGGATCGCCCCGCGCTGCTGGCCGCGGTCCCCGAGGCCGACGCGATCCTGGTGCGTTCCGCGACCACGGTCGACGCAGAGGTTCTCGCCGCCGGAACCAATCTCAAGATCGTCGCCCGCGCCGGCGTCGGCCTGGACAACGTCGACGTACCCGCAGCCACCGAGCGCGGTGTCCTCGTCGTCAACGCCCCGACGTCGAACATTCACACCGCCGCCGAGCATGCGGTGACACTGCTGCTGTCGGCCGCGCGCCAGATCCCCGCTGCCGACGCCACTCTGCGTCAGCACGAGTGGAAGCGCAGCAAGTTCAACGGTGTCGAGATCTTCGGCAAGACCGTCGGTGTCGTCGGACTCGGCCGCATCGGTCAGCTGTTCGCGCAGCGTCTCGCTGCGTTCGAGACCCACATCATCGCCTACGACCCCTACGTCTCGGCTGCGCGTGCCGCCCAGCTCGGCATCGAACTGGTGAGCCTGGACGAGCTGCTCGAGCGCGCCGACATGTTCTCGGTTCACCTCCCGAAGACCCCGGAGACCAAGGGCATCATCGGCAAGGAAGCCCTGGCCAAGACCAGGCCCGGTGTCATCGTCGTCAACGCCGCTCGCGGTGGACTGGTCGACGAGCAGGCCCTGGCCGACGCCATCACCAGTGGCCACGTGTTCGCCGCCGGAATCGACGTCTACGCCTCCGAGCCGTGCACCGACAGCCCCCTGTTCGAGCTGCCGCAGGTCGTGGTCACCCCCCACCTCGGCGCGTCGACGACCGAGGCACAGGACCGGGCGGGCACCGATGTCGCCAAATCGGTTCTGCTCGCTCTCGCAGGCGAATTCGTGCCCGACGCCGTCAACGTCAAGGGTGGCGCCGTGGGCGAGGAGGTGTCGCCGTGGCTCGAGATCGTGCGTAAGCAGGGTGTGCTGCTCGGCGCTCTGTCCACCGAACTTCCCACGTCGCTGTCGGTCGACGTCCGCGGCGAACTCGCCGCCGAGGACGTCGAGATCCTCAAGCTCTCGGCGCTGCGCGGTCTGTTCTCCGCCGTCATCGAGGACTCGGTCACGTTCGTCAACGCCCCGTCGCTCGCCGAGGAGCGTGGCGTCACCGCCGAGGTCACCACCGCGTCCGAGAGCGAGAACCACCGCAGTGTGGTCGACATCCGCGCCGTCTACGGCGACGGCTCGGTGCTCAACGTCGCTGGCACTCTGACCGGCACCACGCAGGTCGAGAAGATCGTCAACATCAACGGCCGCAACTTCGACCTCCGTGCCGAGGGCAAGAACCTCATCGTCAACTACGCGGATCAGCCCGGCAGCCTCGGCCGGATCGGCACCCTGCTCGGCGATGCCGGCATCGACATCCAGGCCGCCGCACTGAGCCAGGACTCCGAGGGCGACGGCGCAACGATTCTGCTGCGCGTCGACAAGGACGTGTCGGAGGAGTTGAGCGCGAGCATCGCCACCGCGGTCGGCGCGTCCACCATCGAACTGGTCGACCTGTCCTGA
- a CDS encoding acetolactate synthase large subunit, which produces MSAPTARPGPTTRKSGTSASPSADAVTNGSRRHVAPEKVTGAQSVVRALEELDVDTVFGIPGGAVLPVYDPLFDSVKVRHILVRHEQGAGHAATGYAQATGKVGVCMATSGPGATNLVTPLADAQMDSVPVVAITGQVARSLIGTDGFQEADISGITMPITKHNFLITDGADIPRIMAEAFYIAASGRPGAVLVDIPKDVLQAQTTFSWPPEMRLPGYRPVTKPHGKQVREAARYIADAKQPVLYVGGGVIKADASAELLELAELTGIPVVTTLMARGAFPDSHNLNLGMPGMHGTVAAVAALQRSDLLITLGARFDDRVTGQLSSFAPDAKVIHADIDPAEIGKNRYADVPIVGDCREVITELIEALRADRATGTTLDLEQWWVYLNGIRKTYPLSYDRPSDGSMSPEFVISSVGKFAGPDAIYCAGVGQHQMWAAQFINYEKPRTWLNSGGLGTMGYAVPAAMGAKRGLPDAEVWAIDGDGCFQMTNQELATCAIEGIPIKVALINNGNLGMVRQWQTLFYEERYSNTNLGTHGAVRIPDFVKLAEALGCVGLRCEREEDVDAVIAQARAINDRPVVIDFIVGADAQVWPMVAAGTGNDEIMAARGIRPLFDEDETVGSEPGLDEAMEREQAPHPQIDDVKGTDK; this is translated from the coding sequence GTGAGCGCACCAACCGCACGCCCAGGGCCCACGACCCGTAAGTCGGGGACATCCGCCAGCCCGTCCGCAGACGCAGTGACCAACGGATCGCGACGCCACGTCGCACCGGAGAAGGTCACCGGCGCACAGTCGGTCGTTCGGGCCCTCGAAGAACTCGACGTCGACACCGTATTCGGCATTCCCGGTGGCGCGGTTCTCCCGGTCTACGACCCGCTCTTCGACTCGGTGAAGGTGCGCCACATTCTGGTGCGCCACGAGCAGGGTGCAGGCCACGCCGCGACCGGCTACGCCCAGGCGACCGGCAAGGTCGGCGTCTGCATGGCAACGTCCGGTCCCGGCGCGACCAACCTCGTCACCCCACTCGCCGACGCTCAGATGGATTCGGTTCCCGTCGTCGCGATCACCGGCCAGGTCGCCCGTAGTCTCATCGGGACCGACGGCTTCCAGGAAGCCGACATCTCGGGTATCACGATGCCGATCACCAAGCACAACTTCCTCATCACCGACGGTGCCGACATCCCGCGCATCATGGCCGAGGCGTTCTACATCGCCGCCTCGGGCCGTCCCGGTGCGGTGCTCGTCGACATCCCCAAGGACGTCCTGCAGGCGCAGACCACGTTCTCGTGGCCGCCGGAGATGCGTCTGCCCGGCTACCGTCCGGTCACCAAGCCGCACGGCAAGCAGGTCCGCGAAGCGGCCCGCTACATCGCCGATGCCAAGCAGCCGGTGCTCTACGTCGGTGGCGGCGTCATCAAGGCCGACGCCTCGGCGGAGCTGCTCGAGCTGGCCGAACTGACCGGAATCCCTGTCGTGACCACTCTGATGGCCCGCGGCGCGTTCCCCGACTCGCACAATCTGAACCTCGGCATGCCGGGTATGCACGGCACCGTCGCCGCGGTGGCCGCATTGCAGCGGAGCGATCTGCTGATCACGCTCGGTGCCCGGTTCGACGACCGAGTCACCGGCCAGCTCTCGTCCTTCGCACCGGATGCCAAGGTCATCCATGCCGACATCGATCCGGCCGAGATCGGCAAGAACCGCTACGCCGACGTGCCGATCGTCGGCGACTGCCGTGAGGTCATCACCGAGCTCATCGAGGCACTGCGGGCGGACCGTGCGACCGGAACCACGCTCGATCTCGAGCAGTGGTGGGTCTACCTGAACGGCATCCGCAAGACCTACCCGCTGAGTTACGACCGCCCGTCCGACGGATCGATGTCACCGGAGTTCGTCATCAGCTCGGTCGGCAAGTTCGCCGGCCCCGACGCGATCTACTGCGCCGGCGTCGGTCAGCACCAGATGTGGGCTGCACAGTTCATCAACTACGAGAAGCCGCGTACGTGGCTCAACTCGGGCGGCCTCGGCACGATGGGGTACGCGGTTCCGGCCGCGATGGGTGCCAAGAGGGGCCTCCCAGACGCCGAGGTGTGGGCCATCGACGGCGACGGATGCTTCCAGATGACCAACCAGGAACTCGCGACCTGCGCGATCGAGGGCATCCCGATCAAGGTCGCACTCATCAACAACGGCAACCTCGGCATGGTTCGCCAGTGGCAGACCCTGTTCTACGAGGAGCGCTACTCCAACACCAATCTCGGTACCCACGGTGCCGTTCGCATCCCCGATTTCGTGAAGCTCGCCGAGGCGCTCGGTTGCGTCGGACTGCGGTGCGAGCGGGAAGAGGACGTCGACGCGGTGATCGCTCAGGCACGAGCGATCAACGATCGTCCGGTCGTCATCGACTTCATCGTGGGGGCCGACGCACAGGTGTGGCCGATGGTCGCTGCCGGTACCGGCAACGACGAGATCATGGCCGCGCGCGGAATCCGTCCGCTGTTCGACGAGGACGAGACCGTGGGAAGCGAGCCCGGCCTCGACGAGGCCATGGAGCGCGAGCAGGCCCCGCACCCGCAGATCGACGACGTGAAAGGCACCGACAAGTGA
- a CDS encoding fumarylacetoacetate hydrolase family protein, which yields MRLGRIASPDGVAFVSIEGEGDSQTAKEIAEHPFGTPTFTGRSWPLADVRLLAPILASKVIAIGKNYAAHVAEMGGEAPKDPVIFIKPNTSIVGPGAPIVLPPSSNEVHFEGELAIVIGRPCKDVPASKAYEVVLGYTLANDVSARDHQKHDGQWTRAKGHDTFCPLGPWIETSLDPTDLEIKTEVDGVVKQQSRTSLLLHDIPKIIEWVSAVMTLLPGDVILTGTPEGVGPITDGDSVSITVEGIGTLTNPVAAKK from the coding sequence ATGCGTCTCGGTCGAATTGCAAGTCCTGATGGTGTGGCATTCGTGAGTATCGAAGGTGAGGGTGACTCGCAGACTGCGAAGGAAATCGCCGAACATCCTTTCGGCACACCCACGTTCACGGGTCGGTCGTGGCCTCTGGCCGACGTGCGACTGCTCGCCCCCATCCTCGCCAGCAAGGTCATCGCCATCGGTAAGAACTACGCCGCGCACGTGGCCGAGATGGGCGGTGAGGCTCCGAAGGACCCCGTGATCTTCATCAAGCCGAACACCTCCATCGTCGGGCCCGGAGCGCCCATCGTGCTGCCACCGTCCTCGAACGAGGTGCACTTCGAGGGTGAACTGGCGATCGTCATCGGCCGCCCGTGCAAGGACGTCCCCGCCTCCAAGGCGTACGAGGTGGTGCTCGGATACACCCTCGCCAACGACGTCTCGGCCCGTGACCACCAGAAGCACGACGGACAGTGGACTCGCGCCAAGGGACACGACACCTTCTGCCCACTCGGGCCCTGGATCGAGACCTCGCTCGACCCGACCGATCTCGAGATCAAGACCGAGGTCGACGGCGTGGTCAAGCAGCAGAGTCGCACTTCGCTTCTGCTGCACGACATTCCGAAGATCATCGAATGGGTGTCCGCGGTGATGACACTGCTCCCCGGAGACGTCATTCTCACCGGAACCCCCGAGGGAGTCGGACCCATCACCGACGGAGACAGCGTGTCGATCACCGTCGAGGGAATCGGTACCCTGACCAACCCCGTCGCAGCGAAGAAGTAG